A single genomic interval of Helianthus annuus cultivar XRQ/B chromosome 13, HanXRQr2.0-SUNRISE, whole genome shotgun sequence harbors:
- the LOC110899086 gene encoding uncharacterized protein LOC110899086 isoform X1 encodes MNAMFTFRKPTEVTFFNEGMAALLNTSCEDLTTKHKCTDPKTLPQQIDSMIGEGRMMHVSIKKEDHVVVTNVTEGETEAQSVTTSQHLNNTMSWQSHPQCLIPRLILLQNQAAPQRRCMKSDDTENHFLDGSSLGTLCSRKLGISWNTYRHCLPEMYNRETCFVQLICLTQLAVSKISCK; translated from the exons ATGAATGCAATGTTTACATTCAGGAAACCAACTGAGGTAACTTTCTTCAATGAAGGCATGGCAGCCCTTCTCAACACTAGCTGCGAAGACCTTACAACAAAGCACAAGTGCACCGATCCTAAAACGCTGCCACAACAAATAGACTCAATGATTGGTGAAGGGAGGATGATGCATGTCTCAATCAAGAAGGAAGACCATGTGGTAGTAACGAATGTGACAGAAGGTGAGACAGAGGCACAGAGCGTGACTACCAGCCAACATCTCAACAACACAATGTCTTGGCAATCCCACCCACAATGCCTAATCCCAAGATTAA TACTGTTACAGAATCAAGCAGCACCTCAAAGAAGGTGCATGAAGAGTGATGACACGGAGAACCACTTTTTGGATGGCTCCAGCCTAGGAACACTATGCAGCCGAAAGCTTGGCATAAGTTGGAACACCTATCGCCACTGTCTTCCAGAAATGTACAACAGGGAAACATGTTTTGTGCAACTTATCTGCCTAACACAGCTTGCTGTTAGTAAGATAAGTTGTAAATAA
- the LOC110899086 gene encoding uncharacterized protein LOC110899086 isoform X2: MNAMFTFRKPTEVTFFNEGMAALLNTSCEDLTTKHKCTDPKTLPQQIDSMIGEGRMMHVSIKKEDHVVVTNVTEVLLQNQAAPQRRCMKSDDTENHFLDGSSLGTLCSRKLGISWNTYRHCLPEMYNRETCFVQLICLTQLAVSKISCK, translated from the exons ATGAATGCAATGTTTACATTCAGGAAACCAACTGAGGTAACTTTCTTCAATGAAGGCATGGCAGCCCTTCTCAACACTAGCTGCGAAGACCTTACAACAAAGCACAAGTGCACCGATCCTAAAACGCTGCCACAACAAATAGACTCAATGATTGGTGAAGGGAGGATGATGCATGTCTCAATCAAGAAGGAAGACCATGTGGTAGTAACGAATGTGACAGAAG TACTGTTACAGAATCAAGCAGCACCTCAAAGAAGGTGCATGAAGAGTGATGACACGGAGAACCACTTTTTGGATGGCTCCAGCCTAGGAACACTATGCAGCCGAAAGCTTGGCATAAGTTGGAACACCTATCGCCACTGTCTTCCAGAAATGTACAACAGGGAAACATGTTTTGTGCAACTTATCTGCCTAACACAGCTTGCTGTTAGTAAGATAAGTTGTAAATAA
- the LOC110899087 gene encoding auxin-responsive protein SAUR71 has translation MKKLISRLSRVADSSHYSLLRSDSRFSHRSRTPKSRRSGGVPEGHLPVYVGDEMERFIVSADLLNHPIFINLLNKSAQEYGYEQKGVLRIPCHVLVFERVLEAMRLGEEASYEQLQILLGDEFVC, from the coding sequence ATGAAGAAGCTCATCAGCAGACTCTCTCGAGTTGCCGACTCATCTCACTACTCTCTTTTGCGCTCGGACTCCCGCTTCTCCCATCGGTCCCGGACGCCTAAATCCCGCCGCTCTGGCGGAGTCCCCGAGGGACACTTACCGGTTTACGTGGGTGACGAGATGGAACGGTTTATCGTCAGCGCGGACCTACTCAACCACCCAATCTTTATCAACTTGCTTAATAAATCGGCTCAAGAATACGGGTACGAGCAGAAAGGTGTCCTTCGGATCCCGTGTCATGTTCTTGTGTTCGAACGGGTACTAGAAGCCATGCGGCTCGGCGAAGAAGCTTCTTATGAGCAGCTCCAGATTCTACTTGGAGATGAATTTGTTTGTTAG